The following proteins come from a genomic window of Candidatus Methylomirabilota bacterium:
- a CDS encoding FAD-binding oxidoreductase, which produces MLGGGVAGCSIAYHLALAGWRDVTVLERGELTGGSTFHAAGLVGQARSSGALTRVNMASVELYRRLLEDTGRDPGWKPVGSLRVASSPARLEELRRQEAFTRRFGLDVELLGPREARSKFPLMTDAALEGALWVPGDGHVDPAGLTHALAAGAKARGVSVRTGERVVSIAVTRGRVAAVVTERETIACEAVVNAGGIWAAEIGRMVGVGIPVVPMAHQYLVTAPIEGVRRDFAVTRDPDRLVYLREEVGGLVVGGFERACRTWGLDGIPKDFTHQLLPPDWDRFAPLMEGAIARVPALAAAPAIRLVNGPEAYTPDGEFILGECERPRGFWVAAGFCAHGIAGAGGVGGVMAHWITEGRPPWDVGRMDVRRFGPEGMEPAAAVRQAVGVYSTYYDIRERYVP; this is translated from the coding sequence ATCCTCGGCGGCGGCGTCGCCGGCTGCAGCATCGCCTACCACCTGGCGCTCGCGGGCTGGCGCGACGTCACCGTCCTCGAGCGGGGCGAGCTGACGGGCGGCTCGACCTTCCACGCGGCGGGGCTCGTCGGCCAGGCGCGCTCGTCCGGCGCGCTCACGCGCGTCAACATGGCGAGCGTCGAGCTCTACCGGCGCCTCCTCGAGGACACGGGCCGCGATCCAGGCTGGAAGCCCGTCGGCAGCTTGCGCGTCGCGTCCTCCCCGGCGCGGCTCGAGGAGCTGCGGCGGCAGGAGGCGTTTACCCGCCGGTTCGGTCTCGATGTCGAGCTGCTCGGCCCTCGCGAGGCGCGCTCGAAGTTCCCGCTCATGACGGACGCGGCGCTCGAGGGCGCCCTCTGGGTCCCGGGCGACGGCCACGTGGATCCGGCCGGCCTCACCCACGCCCTCGCCGCCGGGGCGAAGGCGCGCGGCGTCAGCGTGAGGACCGGCGAGCGCGTCGTGTCGATCGCGGTCACGCGCGGACGCGTCGCGGCGGTCGTCACCGAGCGCGAGACGATCGCCTGCGAGGCCGTCGTGAACGCGGGCGGGATCTGGGCCGCCGAGATCGGCCGCATGGTCGGCGTCGGCATCCCCGTCGTGCCGATGGCCCACCAGTACCTCGTCACCGCGCCGATCGAGGGCGTGCGGCGCGACTTCGCGGTGACGCGTGATCCCGACCGCCTCGTCTACCTCCGCGAGGAGGTCGGCGGGCTCGTCGTCGGCGGCTTCGAGCGCGCGTGCCGGACGTGGGGGCTCGACGGGATTCCGAAGGACTTCACCCATCAGCTCCTGCCGCCCGACTGGGACCGGTTCGCCCCGCTGATGGAGGGCGCGATCGCGCGGGTCCCCGCGCTCGCCGCCGCGCCGGCGATCCGTCTCGTGAACGGGCCGGAGGCGTACACTCCGGACGGGGAGTTCATCCTGGGCGAGTGCGAGCGCCCGCGGGGCTTCTGGGTCGCCGCGGGCTTCTGCGCCCACGGGATCGCGGGCGCCGGCGGCGTGGGCGGGGTGATGGCGCACTGGATCACCGAGGGGCGTCCGCCGTGGGACGTCGGGCGGATGGACGTGCGCCGCTTCGGTCCGGAGGGCATGGAGCCCGCGGCGGCCGTCCGCCAGGCGGTCGGCGTCTACTCGACCTACTACGACATCCGTGAGAGGTACGTGCCATGA
- a CDS encoding aminotransferase class V-fold PLP-dependent enzyme codes for MRIETIAVHAGARVDPATGAVTPAIHPSTTFERDADGSYPRGFLYARNGNPNRDALEACLAALEGGEAAAAFASASAATSAIFQALAPGDHVVAPVDAYHGTSRLLRETFSRWGLETTFVDMTDLAAVQKAIKATTKLVWAETPSNPLWKVTDIARVGEIAHGAGARYLCDNTTATPVLQSPFGLGADLILHATTKYLGGHSDVMGGAVVARARDDFFDRIRAIQVSGGAVPSPFDCWLVLRGIRTLPYRVRAQSESALKVATFLARHPGVERVHYPGLATHPGHDVARRQMSAFGGMVSVEVRGDRAGALAVAARLSIFTRATSFGGTESLVEHRASIEGPGTRTPENLLRLSIGLEHADDLIEDLGRALG; via the coding sequence ATGAGGATCGAGACCATCGCGGTGCACGCGGGCGCCCGCGTCGATCCGGCGACGGGCGCGGTCACGCCGGCCATCCACCCGTCCACCACCTTCGAGCGCGACGCCGACGGCTCGTATCCCCGTGGCTTCCTCTACGCGCGCAACGGCAATCCGAACCGCGACGCGCTCGAAGCGTGCCTCGCGGCGCTCGAGGGCGGCGAGGCCGCGGCCGCGTTCGCGTCGGCGTCGGCGGCGACCTCGGCGATCTTCCAGGCGCTCGCGCCCGGCGACCACGTCGTCGCGCCCGTGGACGCCTACCACGGCACGTCGCGCCTCCTGCGCGAGACGTTCAGCCGCTGGGGGCTCGAGACAACGTTCGTCGACATGACCGACCTGGCCGCGGTGCAGAAGGCGATCAAGGCGACCACGAAGCTCGTCTGGGCCGAGACACCCTCGAACCCGCTGTGGAAGGTCACCGACATCGCGCGCGTCGGCGAGATCGCCCACGGCGCCGGCGCCCGGTACCTCTGCGACAACACCACCGCGACGCCCGTCCTCCAGTCGCCGTTCGGGCTCGGCGCCGACCTGATCCTGCACGCGACGACCAAGTACCTCGGCGGCCACAGCGACGTGATGGGCGGCGCCGTCGTCGCCCGGGCGCGGGACGACTTCTTCGACCGGATCCGCGCGATCCAGGTCTCGGGCGGGGCGGTGCCCTCGCCGTTCGACTGCTGGCTCGTGCTTCGTGGCATCCGGACGCTCCCGTATCGCGTGCGCGCGCAGTCGGAGAGCGCGCTGAAGGTCGCGACCTTCCTCGCGCGCCATCCCGGTGTCGAGCGCGTCCATTACCCCGGGCTCGCGACCCATCCCGGGCACGACGTCGCGCGCCGCCAGATGTCGGCGTTCGGCGGGATGGTGTCGGTGGAGGTGCGGGGCGATCGCGCGGGCGCGCTCGCCGTCGCGGCGCGGCTCTCCATCTTCACGCGCGCGACGAGCTTCGGCGGGACGGAGAGCCTCGTCGAGCACCGCGCCTCGATCGAGGGGCCGGGGACCCGGACGCCGGAGAACCTGCTGCGCCTGTCCATCGGACTCGAGCACGCCGACGACCTGATCGAGGACCTGGGCCGGGCGCTCGGCTGA